GTTTGGACGAGCGGAACCTGCCCAAAGTAGGCGTAGCCAAAACCAAGCGCTGTGATCACCAGCGCGCCGGGTAACACGAACAGCAGCCCTGCCAGTAGACCGCCCGGAACCCCACGCAACCGCCATCCGGCATAGGTGGCCAGCTGCATCGCCTCCGGCCCCGGCAAGAGCATGCAAAAGGACAGCGCTTTGAGAAACTGGTCTTCAGTCAGCCATTTGTGGCGGTCCACAAGTTCGGTTTGCATGAGCGAGATTTGCGCCGCCGGTCCGCCAAAGGACAGGACGCCGATGCGCCCAAAGACGCGAATGAGCTCAGAAGTGGAAACCTGCATCATGCGCCCCGGCTGCTCGGCCAATCATGGGTTTCCTCATACCCATCTCGTGCCCAGCGGTACAGGGCATCATAAAGCGTCAAGCCCGCCTCAAGCTGGGCATGATCGTCGCGGAACTGGCGCGACAGACCAACGGACAAGGCCAGAAGGCCAGCAGCGACGGGATGGTCGGCATTCCGGTTTGTGTCGGCGGCGCGAATGACATCTGCCATGCGGGACAGGGCCGGGGAGGTCAGTTTGAATTCCTCCAGCATGGTATCAAAAGTGCATGCGTCGCCACGATGCGACCAGAACACGCCTTCGATATCAAAAGGCACGGCGTTGAACTTCTCAGCCACTGCCTCAACATCGTCGGGCGAGACAAAGAGAAACCGCGCCCCCCGGTCAACGAAGCGGCGAATAAGCCAGGGACAGGCAATTCGGTCAATCTTGGGCCGGTGCCGCGTCACCCAGAGCGTCTGACCGTTCATGGGTTGGGGCAGGGCGCTTGCTGGTACTCGCAAACTGTCCTTGGCCTCGCGCCAGCCAAACATGCCACCTTGCAGATACTCTGCCTCAATGCCTTCACTGCGCAGCCAAGCTGTCACCCCCTGACTGAGCTTCAGCCCCTTTTGACAAACAATGATCGCGCGCGGCGTTTTCAGCGTTTCGATCAAGCCGGGGATATCGGTATGCGGATGCCGCCGCGATCCTGGGATAAGAAACGGATCGTCGGCAAAGTCCTCGTCGATGCAGACATCAACAATGTCCGGGCAATCGGGCGTGCCAATCAGGCGGTTGAGTTGGGAAACAGTAATTGCATTCGGTGCAGGCATGGCAAAAGCATCCTCTGGTCCAGGCGTTTTGCGCAAGCAAACGCGTTTCAGTGGATGCGACTTTGGGCCAAAGCCTCACGGGGCAGTCGCAGGATGGCCCCATGGTGTAATGATGGCTGAGAGACAAAGGGCGGTCAAGCGCCGTAGGGCGAGGTTCCACCCCGCCGGATAAAAACCGTGGCAAACCCCCACCGGCACATAATTCGCTGTAAAATGAAAGTGCAGGCTTCTGTTGCCAGGTGCCTGCGAACCCCGCCTAACCTTGCTAGAGGCTAGGGC
This DNA window, taken from Roseovarius sp. S88, encodes the following:
- a CDS encoding sulfurtransferase/chromate resistance protein produces the protein MPAPNAITVSQLNRLIGTPDCPDIVDVCIDEDFADDPFLIPGSRRHPHTDIPGLIETLKTPRAIIVCQKGLKLSQGVTAWLRSEGIEAEYLQGGMFGWREAKDSLRVPASALPQPMNGQTLWVTRHRPKIDRIACPWLIRRFVDRGARFLFVSPDDVEAVAEKFNAVPFDIEGVFWSHRGDACTFDTMLEEFKLTSPALSRMADVIRAADTNRNADHPVAAGLLALSVGLSRQFRDDHAQLEAGLTLYDALYRWARDGYEETHDWPSSRGA